GCCTGCATCTGCTGGAAGACGGCCCCACGCTTGGCGACGAGGCCAAGCGTACGCTGGCCCTCCAGTTTGCCCTGGGCTCAGTCATGGATGAGCCCCAAGAGGCGCTGGGAAAGATGATGGACCCGGTCGCGGTGCGGAACTCCCTCATCACGGCCATGTCTGTATACCTCGGCCTCTGGTTGCTGCCCGAGCCGGTGAGCAAAGGCGTGGCTGCGACCCTGACCGCCTGCCTCATCGCCTATCTCGGGATAGACACCGTTTGGAATTTGCTCGCAGGGTGGCGACAGCTTGCCGTGAAGCCCTCACGAAGATCCTCGCCGTGTTGGCACGCGAGATCTCCAAACAGGGCACCAGGATCAACCGGCTGGTGACTGGGACCGAATGACGGAAGGATGGCCTCATGCCGAAACGGTTCTTCAAGTTGACCGATGATGTGTACCGCTCCGGCCGGTGGGAGTTGGGGCACCCTCTCGATCAGGAAGGCCGCAAGCTCGAGGACCCGTGGCAATTCAGAATCGGGCAGCAGGCGCCATCGAACGAGCGCATCAGGCTCCCTATCAAGCTCGCCGGCACACCGCTCGACTACTCCCACGCAGCCTTCAGCATCCCCGTCGTCCACGCACGTGTCGCCGACCTCTTCACCGAGTTGGCACCCGGGGATGTGCAGCTCATTCCGGTGGAGCTCGACGCCCAACCCACCCAGCACTTCATCCTCAACGCGACCCGACTCGTGAAGTGCATTGACGATCCCGCGAGCGAGGAGGTGCGTTACCAAGCGTAAGGCTCAACTGGTTCTGGCGCTCACGTGCATTGACGATCCCGCGAGCGAGGAGGTGCGTTACTGGACCCCGGAGGACGGAATGCCCGAGAAGGTGGGGACGTACTCGTCGGTGTCCGGGATGCGCATCGACCCGGCGAAGGCGGAAGGCGCCACGGTCTTCCGCCCCTGGGGTTGGACCGTGGCCTTGATCGTATCCGAGGAGGTCAAGGTGGCGCTGGAGCACGCTGGCATCACCGGCGCGAAGTTCACGGAGGTCACCGGCCCGGGTCCAGCCCATCCCTGCTGACCCGAGCCGTCCTCCAGCGAAAACGAGTCGCCCCGAGGCGCTACACGACCCGCAGCTTCCAGCGTCCTCGGCGGAAGAGGATGACGCTCGCCGCCGCCATGAAGGCGAAGGACACGGACACGGCGATGAATACGCCCTCCGGTCCCAGCCCCACCGGCCGAGACAGCACCCAGGCGAGCGGCAGCTCGAGCAGCCAGAACCCAAACACGTTGATGAGCGTGGGCGTCAGGGTGTCACCCGCCCCGTCGAACGCAGTCGTGAGCACCATGCCGAAGCCCCAGCAGAGGAAGAACAGGCTGAAGATTCGGATGGCAATCACCCCCTGCTTCACCACCTCCGGCTCCTGCGAGAAGAAGTGGAGGATCGGCGTGGCAAAGACGAAGAAGAGCAGCCCCAACGAGCCGAGGAACACCGTGTTGTACCGCCCCGCCATCCACACCGCGCGCTCGCCCCGCTCGGGCTGACGCGCGCCCAGGCTCTGCCCCACCAGCGTGGAGGCCGCGTTCGCCAGTCCATACGCCGGGAGCATGGCGAACATCACCAACCGGATGGCGATGGTGTAGCCCGCCAGCGCCGTGCTGCCAAAGCCAGACACAAGCCGAATCAACACCACCCAGCTCGACATGTTGACCAGGTTCTGGAACGCCGCCGCGCCCGACAACCGCAGCATCGACGTGACGGTCTCCCACTCCAGCCGCAGGTGCTCGCGCCGCAGCTTGAGCCGCCCGTCGCCCCGCACCAATCTCCACAGCTGGTACAGCACGCCCATGCCTCGGCCAATCGTCGTGGCCCAGGCCGCGCCCACCACGCCCATGGCCGGAAAGGGCCCCACGCCGAAGATGAGACACGGCGCCAACAGGATGTTCACGCCGTTGGCCAACCACAGCACCCGCATGGCGATGGCCGCGTCGCCGGCGCCTCGGAAGATGGCGTTGAAGAGGAAGAGCAGCAGGATGCTCACCACGCCGCCCAGCATCACCTGGGTGTAGGGCACGCCGTGCTCCAACACCCACGGCGAAGCACCCAGCGCCTGCATCATCGGGCGCGCGAACATGACGCCCGCCACCGCCAACACCACCGCCAGCACCACGCCCAACCCCATGGCCTGCACGGCGGTGCGCGCGGCCCGGTCCCAGTTCTTCTCGCCCACCCGCCGCGCCACCATCGCCGTGGCGCCGATGCTCAACCCCATCGCACCCGCGTAGACCAGGGTAAGCAGTGACTCGGTGAGCCCCACCGTCGCCACGGCGTCCGCCCCGAGCCGGCCGACGAAGAAGACGTCGACCACGGCGAACACCGACTCCATCACCATCTCCAGCACCATGGGCACGGCCAGGAGGAAGATGGCGCGCTTCAAGGGGAGCTGGGTCAGGTCCAGGTGGGTGCCGCGCAGGGCCTCCCGCACCAGGGCGACGAAGCCCTCGGGCGCTTGCCTCGGTGAGTGCACGGGCACGTCGGTCGTCCCGTTCACCGGGGTTGTGTCTTCCATGAGGACTGCCTCCCTGAGCCTTCCTACAGGAAGGCGAAACGGCGTCCAGCGACGAGCACTTCCCCCTGGGCTGACGCGCGCGCGACGAGGTCCAAGGAGGGGCCTGCCTGGCAGGCCGTCCAGGGGATTCCCCGCAGGCGAGGGCACCCGCAGTCGTCACGTGGACAGAGATACTGCGCCGGGGGGTGGCGCCTCAGTCAGAGCGGCGGGTGTAGCTTGCCTGCACGATGAGCGCCCCACTTCCCGCCCCCGCCCCCTTGCCCGCCGCGGGGGCCCACCACCTCACCCTCGCCTCGTCCGCGCGCCTGCTCGGCACCGTGCACGTGGGCCCGGGCGCCGTCATCGCGCAGGGGGCCGTGGTGCGCTCCCATGGGGGCGCCGTGCAGCTGGGCGCGGGCTCGTCGCTGCTCGAGAACGCGGTGATGGTGGGCACGCCAGAGCGGCCCGTCACCGTGGGCGAGAAGGTCGTCATCGGACACCGCAGCCTCGTCATCGGCGCGCGCGTGGGCCATCTGTGCGAGGTGGGCCACGGCTCCGTGCTGCTGCCCGGC
The genomic region above belongs to Myxococcaceae bacterium JPH2 and contains:
- a CDS encoding MATE family efflux transporter, with the translated sequence MEDTTPVNGTTDVPVHSPRQAPEGFVALVREALRGTHLDLTQLPLKRAIFLLAVPMVLEMVMESVFAVVDVFFVGRLGADAVATVGLTESLLTLVYAGAMGLSIGATAMVARRVGEKNWDRAARTAVQAMGLGVVLAVVLAVAGVMFARPMMQALGASPWVLEHGVPYTQVMLGGVVSILLLFLFNAIFRGAGDAAIAMRVLWLANGVNILLAPCLIFGVGPFPAMGVVGAAWATTIGRGMGVLYQLWRLVRGDGRLKLRREHLRLEWETVTSMLRLSGAAAFQNLVNMSSWVVLIRLVSGFGSTALAGYTIAIRLVMFAMLPAYGLANAASTLVGQSLGARQPERGERAVWMAGRYNTVFLGSLGLLFFVFATPILHFFSQEPEVVKQGVIAIRIFSLFFLCWGFGMVLTTAFDGAGDTLTPTLINVFGFWLLELPLAWVLSRPVGLGPEGVFIAVSVSFAFMAAASVILFRRGRWKLRVV